From Drosophila virilis strain 15010-1051.87 chromosome X, Dvir_AGI_RSII-ME, whole genome shotgun sequence, the proteins below share one genomic window:
- the Atf3 gene encoding activating transcription factor 3, which yields MFNSNIPAAALLSIEGSGLGAHTPKTPEILNSLIAMTNPLDNFNFNGSGNCSAASTPVVTIRNFCGNANGQSHSQDSSHSSCSASPLDSPAGTATTPSVQQTCSQLIKAGLKLSIQSKRKLSTCDSSSGSEQPNSKCSRRDEDCEESSDEDSETKSVPKGLTPEDEDRRRRRRERNKIAATKCRMKKRERTQNLIKESEVLDTQNVDLKNQVRTLETDRRRLLEMLQAHSPGCVKRGGCQLPSKLLQSPATKYLAELELEGLLNGDAAGSAANTPTQRQQQQQHQQQQQQQQQQQQQQQQQQQQQQQQRMQSIPSMSTFKFGSKTPAVMAAAVAAAQAQQQQQQQQQQLQQQQLPNGYCKPSPSPQEFEHAGYLSSPTQEALCLPQQLQQQQQQQQQQQSSLNPASNNNSNNNADNNGNLVVSQQVSDYVPNCEGLSLGLGLSAVAVAITTPTNSSSNTSLSSLSSLSSSNNTSSNHSSSNTLAAAAAATTSLPSATTLPPATTPTSAIEFVKNELVDSQSPYTTALSAERFLFESSDGFPDIKHAVSVHPSSILNNMTSVASLAVHNNNNSHLMDFHNGLPHGGGVGVGIMTPVYEEEQLLIMKNSCFPNDLLSQLGDETDFVDLDTGAAAFMHNGGCLA from the exons aTGTTCAACTCCAATATACCGGCCGCCGCGCTGCTGAGCATCGAGGGCAGCGGCCTTGGCGCTCACACGCCCAAAACTCCAGAGATACTCAACTCGCTGATTGCGATGACAAATCCTTTGGACAACTTCAATTTTAATGGCTCCGGCAATTGCAGTGCCGCCTCCACGCCGGTGGTCACCATACGCAACTTTTGCGGCAATGCGAACGGACAG TCGCACTCGCAGGACAGCAGTCATTCCAGTTGCTCGGCATCGCCGCTCGATTCGCCGGCGGGCACAGCGACCACGCCCAGTGTGCAACAG ACCTGTTCGCAGCTGATCAAAGCTGGCCTCAAGCTGTCCATTCAAAGCAAACGCAAGCTGTCCACATGCGACTCCAGCTCCGGCTCCGAGCAACCAAACTCAAAGTGTTCGCGCCGCGACGAGGACTGCGAGGAGTCCAGCGATGAGGATAGCGAAACCAAGTCGGTACCGAAGGGCCTGACACCCGAGGATGAGGATCGCCGGCGTCGGCGACGCGAGCGCAACAAAATCGCGGCCACCAAATGCCGCATGAAGAAGCGCGAACGCACCCAGAACTTGATCAAAGAGTCCGAGGTACTCGATACCCAAAACGTTGACCTGAAAAATCAGGTGCGCACCCTGGAAACGGATCGGCGACGTCTGCTCGAGATGCTGCAAGCCCATTCGCCGGGCTGCGTCAAGCGCGGcggctgccagctgccatCCAAGCTGCTGCAATCACCGGCAACCAAGTATCTGGccgagctggagctggagggGCTGCTCAATGGCGATGCGGCAGGTAGCGCAGCCAACACGCCCacacagcggcaacagcagcagcaacatcagcagcaacagcagcagcaacagcagcagcaacagcaacagcagcaacaacaacagcagcagcagcagcagcgcatgcAGAGCATACCATCCATGTCTACGTTCAAGTTTGGCAGCAAGACGCCAGCAGTTATGGCAGCAGCGGTAGCAGCAGCACaggcgcaacagcagcaacagcagcagcagcaacagttgcaacagcaacagttgccgaaTGGCTATTGCAAGCCCTCGCCCTCGCCGCAGGAGTTTGAGCATGCGGGCTACTTGAGCTCGCCAACACAGGAGGCACTTTGCCTGCCACAGcaactacagcagcaacagcaacagcagcagcagcagcaatcatCACTGAATcccgccagcaacaacaacagcaacaacaatgccgaCAACAACGGCAATTTGGTGGTTAGCCAACAGGTCTCGGACTATGTGCCCAATTGCGAGGGCCTCAGCCTTGGCCTGGGTCTGTCCGCCGTGGCCGTTGCCATCACCACGcccaccaacagcagcagcaataccAGCCTCAGCAGCCTCAGCAgtctcagcagcagcaacaacaccagcagcaatcacagcagcagcaataccttggcagcagcagcagcagcaacaaccagcCTGCCGTCGGCAACAACTTTGCCGCCAGCGACCACGCCCACCAGCGCCATTGAATTTGTGAAAAACGAATTGGTGGACTCGCAGAGTCCATATACGACAGCGCTGAGCGCGGAGCGTTTCCTGTTCGAGTCCAGCGACGGCTTCCCGGACATCAAGCATGCGGTCAGCGTGCATCCCAGCAGCATACTCAACAACATGACCAGTGTGGCCAGCCTGGCcgtgcacaacaacaacaacagccatcTGATGGACTTCCACAATGGCCTGCCGcacggcggcggcgtcggcgtcggcatCATGACGCCCGTCTACGAGGAGGAGCAGCTGTTGATCATGAAGAACAGCTGCTTTCCCAACGATCTGCTGTCGCAGCTGGGCGATGAAACCGATTTTGTGGATCTAGATACGGGCGCCGCTGCCTTTATGCATAACGGCGGCTGCCTGGCGTGA